TACATTAAAAGGGAAGgtttctaacaaaaaaagaaaaaaactcaggGCTTCAGACAAATTTATGCCGAGAAACCAATGTCCAAGAAGAACTTCGAATTTGACTTTACAGTCACTAACAAGTACTAGTATATCcaagaaattaaaatctaaGGTATTTACTTTTATCTAGCCATCATGCTTAACGATAGTAGCATGAAAAAGTGACATCGTTTTCCACTAACCCATTACTTGATAGGTGTAATTATTATACACGAGTATAGATGGGAAAAATGATCCATATTGCCTAACACccaaaatgagaattttataaaactcgAGATACTTGCAAAGATATTCCCAAATCTTCCTCTTTTCTCAACCGATTGAAGAAACAATTGGGATTGATCTGACCTTCTTTAGTTGCCCATCATTGCAATTCAATCCACAACCACACTGAGGGCACTCCTCAAAGTTATCAATAGGAAAATCCGCACCAGCTTTCCCGACCGAGAATCCGAGACTATCCCCTTTCCTCTGTACCTCAACAATGTCAACCCAGAAGAAGAAGAGCTTCACACTAACGCCCTCCAAGCTCGAGAACTTGCCTTGCGAAATATAACCTCTGATAGTGGATTTGTACTTCAACTGGTACGACCTTTCGAGCGAGAAACTGCAACGACTGGCCAAGGAGGCAGAAAATTTTCCCGTGGAGGGCTCAAGATTATAGCCTCGCACACCTTTAGGGAGGATGCCGATAGGGAAGTTGTAGTCCTCGCACATCCTAGATCTTGCTCTTTTCTCAACCGATCGAGCTCTTtgtaaaggaagagagagagatagtgtAAGGGATGACGATgacaaatgaaaatgaagaatgGCAaggtggctagggtttgaggCTTTGAGAAGAAGAGGTTGGTTCAAAAATGATTATCGGTGATCGGTTTCAACCGATAAGAGGATATATCAAACCCGTTAGTTGATCTAGATCCAATTAACACGACTGCTGTCGGGTGGCCTCAATCGGGTCAGACGGGTGATCAGCCCTAGCTACTGCCTCTGTCCCCTGCACCACCAAGTGAAGAGAAgaccaaaagaagaagaagatgcagaGATGGTGTTATGCGGAACATGCGGAAAGTAAATCACAGAAACAATAACAAAACCGTAATAAGACCCAACCACAAATGGCACAGATGGAAGAAATAAAAGTGACTGTTCATTCCTATTCATCCGTTTATAGccgcttttaagtataaggggATATGAATGAgctttaatcgagtcgagctcacgagtcgactcgagcataaacgagcgggcCCTAACGAGCCCAAgttgagtcgagtcgagtcgagtcggGTATATGCCATTTACTAATTGAGCGGGTATCTACTTTCACgattgagctttttttttttcacaagtcaaATTTGATTTGAGATTAACCAGGAGAGTACTGAACGGGCTATTGAACAAACTGGTTCATTTATAGCCCTTGGCATGTTGGTAATATAAGTCACGAGCTGATGTTAAAATAAGGGGTGTTACGTTTTGATGATAAGATGTGAGAAGGAAATCTGCTTTTAAGCGTCATGGGTGGCTCTAATGGGAGGATAAATTGTTTGGGTATTTTGGATGTTGCGGGTACTCagttttaatggaaaaattgcTCAAGTTATGGGTAGCCCATAAAGTGAAATTtcagtattttttaaattgatagtTTGTgcttatcaataaataaataaactgataGTATGCAACTGATTAGAAACTGTTGCCAGAGCTAagataagtagcatgatcatacccttatgTGTGTGGTAAACATTATGTCTTGCTTGAAAAGTGttgtttaattattatgatATGTAAAGCCCTTCATTGGAAGTCCCTTTTTATGTACCTATGTTGTGATGAAAGAaatttatggatgccatgacaTGAGGAATTGTATTTGCTATGATGCTATGCCTACAATGCCATGTTGTCACTTATGAATGTTAAGCATACAAATATATGTCATATCATGATTGATGTCATGCCATGCATTTAAGGTACGAATTATAAAAGCCCtaggagttggctcaagtggtaagagccttgattgtggtggtatgctccctccaggtctaaggtacgaacccttgggtgcaaaacatttctaggggccatcagatTGGGCAATTTTTTCCTCGAATTACCCAAAAGCTAAGATGCACCTGCGGGGGAAACTCTTTGATGAGGGCCTAGGCACCccgagattagtcgggactttgttttgggcactcggtgccaataaaaaagatACGCATTATGGCATAACTTGTTGTATATACTTATAAGActttaagtatatatatttttttttgataagtaataatattatatatatatatatatatatatcaataggagtaatcaagtacactggatgtatacaagaaaacacctagcccatacaagagagcccctaatgacccaaaagcccatgaaaacctatccaaaatacaccaagcccgaattataagtatattacaATGCATTGGTCTTCACATGTATTGTGGAAGActtataagataagataaaagagGATTCATGTGGACAATGCATGAAGCTTTAAAGAATGGGCATAAGACATGCATAACACAAATGCAAAGTTAtaggtggatgtgcaagccgcACTGAATGACGTTTTCATGATGATGAGATCCACCAGAGTAAGTTAAGGGCAATGAAGCCATCTCCCTTGTTCGCACAAGAAATAGGAACGAAGATGAAAGTTATGAACAGGTAAAGCAGTCCCCTTGTAATCACATGGGGTGGGACCGAAAATGAACAAGTTAAGCAGTTCCCCTTCTGGTCATAGGCAATGGGACTGGTGCATAAAGAAAAGTATGTTTCCACTATGTAAGTGGAAGAAGAAGTTTAATAAGTCAtgcatataacatgttgattttTTAGTCTGATTGTTTATTTCAGTGATCCtgacaattttaataaatgaggtAATTTTTAGTATGTTGGATCTCTTATTTGACACAAGTTTTCATGTTTTAGTAGCATTCCTATACCTACGGGAAGGGAGGCGTTATATTTTGGGTGaataatttcaacaattttgtaaaggggtagtatattttttatcaatagaaAGGGATGTTATATTGGACCAACTGTAAGTAACACTTCAAATAATCTCATTGACAAAGAATTACTATTTGCATTCAGGTAATGAACAGTTGAAAAGCTACTTTTAGACTTGCTGCATATAAACACAAAGTTTAGTATCGATGTTTATATATTTGGAACCACAGAGGAGAGAATTTGGTAATGTAAAGGCCGTAATTAATCATATTGGACCCCCAGATGACCACCATTATTCAGAACTCCAAAGTTTGacaaccatttcccaaaagAGTCATAGGTTGATTAACCCTTCTTCAttctggacctcatttcttaaTATCAACTCTTCCACTGAAATCTGTTCTCCAAAAACTTTAAGACAGCATCAGACATGCATCTGGAAACATATTACATCTCACTGTGTACACCTAATAGAtatgagaatttattatttcttttgacTGCAGATATTTTTCATGCATCTTGAAACATATCAAAACTAACTGTGTatacctaaaaaaataaaaaattattatttcttatgatTGCAGATATATTTCGTGATTGGTACGATCCACAGTTCTAATGCATCCGAAGAGATAAACATATATGCATAACCAATAACCAAGCGCAACACCTTCTATCCCTTTCAAAAAACTCGTTTCTTTTTTCACAAGACTATTTCTTTCTTCAATGacgaaacaaaaggaaaaggctTCCTCTTCACTTTCAACTTCCTGTTCATTTATGTGGATAACATTTGCCAGCCACTTTTGTGAGTGATCTTCCACATAACTCCAATGActaacattttcattattttcctgTATTTTTCTATCACAATGGaaataaaatacccaaaatTCTGAATCATTTTTTATACCATATTACAATCTTTGTAACAAGCCCCCAAATCCCATTCTCATGAAACAAGCAAACCAATTCCAATAAAGTTCACTCACTTAAGGAACCCAAACACAACAACGAATAGAACAAAATTCAAAGTTTCTGGCCCTTCAGTTCATACACAGAGATTCAAATTTCCAATGAACGAAAATCATAGGGCACAACATCTACACGCAGGGAAAGAAAtagaatgaaacaaaataaaagacgGAACCAGATATCCAACCGAAACTAAATAATCAAACAACTTAACCATGCAGCTAATTCAACACAGAATCAAAGAGAACATCTTCATAATAGATAGAAATTATTCAAATCCCACACAGAATTTAACAGAACCCTTAAAAACTTACAGTGTTGCCAAGTGTTTCCAGCGAGATCCTCAGCTTTCTTAGTGGCTTCCCCAACCTTCTTTCCCCATCTTCCCAGCACGTTCCGTACAGAGTCCATCGAATCTGccgaaaataaaaaaaaaattaaaagatatcaAATGATTCACGTAGATGAATCCAGTAACTGTACGCAAAGAAGAGAGAATAGTTTACCCTTGAACGAAAATGACGACGAGGATGCAGGGGAAGGAGAAACGTAGGGGTTGTTGGATCCGTGGGGGATGACATAGCGGACGATTCAGTCACCAATTCGGGGCTCCAATGCACCGATTTCCTGGAAGCCGTAGGGGTCGTCGATGGCTCGGTCTGAGTCTGAATCTCATTTTGAGTCTCCGATGCCATAACGAAACTCGTCCACTTGCCGTCCCATTCGGGGAGTGAGACGTCTCTTTCGGATCAGGCTTTGGATTCGGGTCCTGTATCGGAGTTTGCGAAGATTGCTCAGTCTCCGACTTGGGCTGCTCCATTCTCTGGGAGGCGCGTGGCGAGGGATCGTGGTTTTGGGGGCTGTCCTAATCTGGCTTTTTCGAGAATGCAAGTTTATGCACCTTTCGGGTTTGAAATCGtgaaaattttgactaataaCAGCTGTGTGAGGACGGTAATGCCCTTTTGCCTcgctattattatcattatttcaGTTTAGGAATAAAGCCAACCACTCCTATATAAAAAGAGCATGTATTTGGAAATGAGAAAATCTTCGTAGCAACAACTATTTGACTGCATTTGTTGCACACATGACGTGTAGACCGGGTTCACTATCACCAACGAACCGGTTTGCTTCATTCCGTCTCTCAACCCTCATTCCTCTCATTCAACCATTTCCCCCTCGATCCCAAACCCTCAAAGCCCTCCCGAACCTCAGCCATCGAAGCCCTCAGCCAAGCACGACCTCAGCCCTCCCCAACACGACCTCATAGTTCTCCTCCCACTTGCGCGCAGGCTATTCTCCATCAACATGAATAAGCTCTCTTAAGCGAACCGAATCATATACCAAAATCAACTCTCATTAGTCAAAGCCAATTAAATTCCGTTATCACCAAAATTAAAACCCTCATTGAATTCTCAGATCAATCAATCCGAAGTAATGAAATTTCTTGGTTGAATTGATTGTTGATCGTATGCTAGGTTATTGATCATTTATTCGTGCTCTCCTCTTTCTTAGTGTCTGATCATCATATCTGAGTTTCTGTTTGTTTCATTGGAAAACAAGTTGTCGTTGTCGTTTTGAAGGAGGAAGCATGTCGTTCGATCTGCTGTTGTAGCCGTCATGTAGTGGGTGTGGATCGACCACGAACTTGTACGGAAGCAATTGCAAGCACATGACTTGAGCTGTGGCAAAACCAAGGTCAAACCATGAAAAATGCTACAACTGTGGTGCCAGAGTCACGCatttgattctctctctctctctctctctctctctctgatacaCACAACACACACTAGGTTTTGTTGTTAAGTgtatatatgcatttttttccttACATTATAATGTTCAATATAAGCTTTTACTATTGGCAAAAGGAAAGTTCGTAATTtctatgacaaaaagaaagttCGTAATTTCTATGATTCAATTATAATTAGGTTTTACTCTCTGAAACAGAATTCTGAATTTTGATGCTAGTGAggaacttttttcttttttcgtgtgagtgttttgattttatatgatatttactTTTAGTCGGTGGAGGGTTTGCCCAAGTTCTTGCTTAAGTTATGCAAGGGTCGGTATAAGGACAGACCAATAGGTGAAGAGACTCGGGTTATATTTGAACCTAATAAGTTTTTAGCATTTAATGTAGCTATACTTTTTAACAGTAATATAGTTACATGCAGACAAGCACATATTGGTGGTGTTTCCAAGTTTTTTCCTTTACTTATTTCGAGTACCTGATAGATTACATGTATTTTTGTTGCAATCTGAAGGCTTATGTGCTCTTCTACTTATTTTCATTATAGGAGTATAATGTTCGTGCGAGTTCTAGCAGCGACAATAATTACTTTATTGGTAGATTTGTGTCTGGGTTGCCAAATTTTTCGAAGAAGAGAAGTGCGGAAAATAAATGATCTCTCCAAAAAGGTCTGCAAGGACGGCAACTTACTGATGCTTTGTGGGTACTGAGTTCATCCTGACCTATTGGGCATTTTTTGCTCATCTCTACCCTTTGCATTTGTACTATTAGGAATTCCCAGCACCTCATATTGGGAATTGGATTTCTTAGAATTGTAATAGTTGGACAGTAACGATGTTGCTGTTGTGGTTGTGCCCAGTCTAGTCTAGTTTAATTCTTCatgatataaaagttgaaacaaTATACATAAATCTCTCATTCCATTATAAAGCTGGTTTTGGTCTATTATTTGGTTTTAACTGATGGCGGAGTGTTGCATAGGTTAAAAGTTCAGTATTTCAAGTGAGATGAGCCATGtgtatggaatttttttttttccattttgcccaTAATTGCACCATTATCTAAAGTGACAGAAATGCCAATTTGCATCTAGTATGGCTAGTAACATAGCATTGTGTGATAATTGGAGGAAAAATGTACCATTCTCAAATTGCATCCAGACTTTGATTACAAAGCAAATACCATATGAAGTTTCCTTGCTCCTATTTAATAGACAGATCAAAAAATGCTCCTGTTTAATAGACAGATCAAAATGTTCAAACCATGTGCACAAGCTGTTTTCATTACACATGTTTATTTAATGGCATACAATTTACATACATGGGTTTCATTAAATCATGTTCATGAGTGCATCTTTTGAAATTAACCACATGTTCATGAAATAAATGCCATCAAGTACAATAATAGATTCCTATAACTTCAGGATCATTCCAGTTATACAGATACTGTGGCTATCTAAATACATAACATGAATGGACATTTTGAGATTCAATCAAAATCTTTGCAAAAAGAGTAACATCTTCAGTGAATCCTCTGTCATTCCAACACCATATTTAGAGTTGAAGCCACCCATTGTATAGCCATAACCTGTAAATCAGGGGGttatttttcaacttcattcaGAAACAACCATAAGAAAGTGAAAGggagtgaaaaggaaaagactTGGATGGAGAATAGCCTGCGCGCAAGTGGGAGGAGACTTGGAAGACTTGGAGACTTGGATGGCTCCAGGCCTGCATGGTTCACTAGAGCCACAAAGCTCAACCACCTCTTTGGTTACCTGAAGAGACTTGGAAGACCAACTCCAAGACAATGCACTAAACACCTTCGCAATCACAAGAATAAAGCCATACTTGGagtagaaattaattaaatcaaaatgggattttcctgaacaaactattcacaaatgaTCATATTAGGCGCCAAGTGAATAGAGGGGCAATAAATCTTACATctcataaacaaaagaaatacaaaCAAGATTTCATGATCATATGATTGGTTTAGTATTACATAAAGAATAATGAAGAATCAATCTATGGTCCAGTTtttataacactttttttttttaaaaaaaaaaaagtgtgatatcatgtttaaattgCCAAGATGCATACCTGGTATAGGGATGATGGTCTTCTTTTAGAGGAAAAACTTTCAAGAAAACAGGAAGGATTTGCCAAGAGTAACCATAGGATAGACAGAgccaaaaagaagaattagCTAACCAAACATAACTATAACTCTATTAATGTAGTAGAATCAGTTTGTTGGCATATTCTAATGATAAAACTCCCTGTACCAGTAAGCTGTTTTGAAAGTTTTTCTCCCGTTCAATTTCCTACGTCTTTCCCATTTTAATCTCAACTGCACTTGGTTGGCAATAATTATAAACTGAGATTTTGATTGATGGTTTTTTCTATTCCGATTAAACAAGAACATAGCTAGGTTGGAGTAATATACAATGCTTGTACTAAGAAGACAGACCATAAATATTTAAGCTATTTGATTTTAGCTAGCTATATATCAATAAAGGAATCCCGTAGCCCTTGAGAACTTGTTCTGGTTGGGTGGACATAAATTCCAAAGTTTATAAATAACTATAATTTACTCATAATTTTACCATATATTTTATCTACTTTTCAAGATTGTCCGGGAAATCTACattctttgtttctttccaCAATAACAACATGATCTTGCCTCATTGAGTTAATTGGTTTTTCTCTTCAACCTTTTGTCAAACACGTTGTGAGCAACTCTATTTATTCCTACAATATACCATAGTCATTGAATCTGCTTCCTGAATACAACCAAATCCATCGAAATTAAGAAAGTGGCTTCAACTATTAATAAACCCCACCACCATTCATCCTTCAAAAGCACAATTAATGACTCAGCTATATCGATCGACGTGTGGAACAAGAAGCATGTCGTCAATGGAAGGCAGTGCTACGAAAGGTCCTTTGGTTTGGTAAGAACGGGTCAATGACTCTAAACATGGAACTTTCCAATACAAAtattaagataataaataaataaagtgaacATTGGTTCCTCAAAACATTGGATAAAAATAACGGCAAGAAAGCTAAGATGGAAGCGACACAGAACAACCAGCCAGAGATGGAGATCTATAGTACTATAACGTTGCGATCAAGACGCAAAAAACGTATGGAATAAGGAGCCATGCATATGAACGACTATCTAAAACCAGAGAAATCAAGTATATTCTAaagtaaaaattgtaaaaagcCAACACAAAATTGCATGAGATCCATGAAAATGCaaaaaattgccactaaggccTATAGATCCAAAGGAAAGTGACACGCCCACAAACAAGaatgtttggaaaaattatatacgcagcgagagagagagagagagagagagagagagaggcttacgGAGCAGTAGAGTCATCAGTGAGGTCAGAGACGAGAAAGGTGGAGCCACCGAGCTTCAACTGAGtagagagaatgagagggagCTCTTGATCGGCTTTGCGCTTGGGGTGCATGGTACGGCCGAGCTCCTCAGTGCCGAACGCAGCCTTGTAGAACTGAATGGCGTTGCTCGCCTTGGGAGCCTCCACAAGCAGCTGTGGCTTTGAATCTCCGAGGGACAGAAAATAAGAACCAAGCCTCAGAGACAGGTAGGGAGTGTGTGAAACGCTAGCcctaggagagagaaagaaccAAGCCTCTGGAGTGGTGGCGCTGGGCAGACGGAGGAGCGTAGCTGGGTTCGCTGGACAGAGAGACGGCGTCGTCGGGTGGCGTTGGGCAGAGGAAGGTGACGCGACGCGGgcgagagagggatgaggtatTTCGCGGGGCTCTGAAATTTGAATGGACGAATGGGGCTCTGAAATTcaaatggagaagaaaaaaagaaaagcataatGCACGTTTTGTCTAAATAACAGTCACGCAGAGTGTACAATATGCGCATCGTTACAGTAGTTTCCCTCTAAAAGAACTCTTTGGAAATCTTTAATGCCGGTTTAGTTTGATAGATTATGTCATTTAATctcttataattattaaaatatttttaaattttttttataaaatataataaataatttaatttttttaaattttaaaataaaaattatattaaaaaattatattttaataatattttatttaatttttaacttttatctcatcttatttatataaacaaaCGAGACAAGTATCTAAGTTATCTCcactaaattttttgaaatttcctTTCTAGTTATAGTTGTTAGAGCACGCCCCAAACACgcttaaaaataatagtaacaAATATATTAGTATGAGAGTCTAAGTTGTTttgacaaattaaaaattattaaatcaaattaaagaagaagaaatgtaaAAGCGTGGCCGTAAGGTTTTTCTCTCTCCAGGCATTTCGCTCTCAACCAAAACTCACTAAAAGATTCCATCTTTTCTACTCAGAGGGGGGTGGAGTtttggctcctccctccctcctcttaTCTGGCTTGTTCAGAAACTATGCAGctcattttttttcagtttttattttattttatatccaTAACAAGAAGCGCTGATCTATTACTGCTTTCTTGAACCTAGCGACCACCACTCGTCCTACTGCAAGACTCCGCAGCTGTCGATCCTTCTAATGACCGAAGCAGAATGTCAAACAAAGCGGCGCATGCATCATATGCGCGGATCAAATCGCAAGTGAGATCCACGTGCTACCACACTAGAGAGTTCTTGTTGCCTTCACGTGTGGCATTTCTAGGACCAGTGACCTTGGATTCTTCATATCCGACCGACCTCGACTCTCCTAGAATGGCGCGTGACCTCCACGCGTTGCCACAATCCTTGATCGTCGTCCTTCGGTGATTTGACGTATCTCTTGTTTGCTATCTATCTATATTTTTGCTTCTCCTAACCAATGATCATGGGAAAGAGATAGTGTAAATCACCTACAGCTAGTCCAGACCAACAAAATGCAGCACAAATATCTTTACTGCGACTTTCAGTCATAGTATTAGAGTCCGTTTATCGgactatatcaaaatcattttaagtGGATTCCCTTGTAAGAAATGGGTGactattctaataataaatgGTGCGATCATTGAAACGGCATAATAATAAATGGTGTGgttattgaaaatttgaaaaaattgtaatgattaggtaataattagatagtaaattgaaaatctaaaattggtgtttagatgttgagataagatgagatgatttcaaaTGTTTGTAAAACCAAACCAGACCTAAAGAATTCGATGATGTATCCTTAAATTTCTCTATTTATTATGAACATAAGCACGTACATACGTTTAATTCTCTCCAATTCTCAtacaataataatttaataaaaaagtgcTCTCAACTCATAAATCcaatctaaaaaagaaaattttgaagctCTAAAGAATATTATTCTAGACGCGGGAGATGCTCTCAAAGTTATTTAATGCTATCAAAGGTTCTGAAGGTCGCTAGAACAGCACAGGGATGCTGCTCACAGACATCATACaagtgcacaaaaaaaaaaaaattattagtggGTTAAACATATGAAGAGGGATGCAAATATAGTTGCTCATGTTCTAGAAATAAATGCACTAGATATTTAAAGGTCTGTTGTGCAgtgataaatgttttttttcttatgtgcCTCTAAGGTAGGGGCTGTAGTTTTGAATTTCATGTGCTGTAGAGAATCGGATCTATGTATGGTCCCCTTTGCCTTGTTGGCTGGTCAGTTttaattggtatttttttattatgtattgaTGTCATTATTTGATAATAAGGTTGTCTTTGTTTGGTCTTTCTTGggtctttttttataattatagtatttttttactataaatgAGAGTTATTTAATAAAAGTGGGAGGGAGTCAGACATGTGATCCCgtcttttttttaagttctaaaaaaaaaaaaaaatatgcattagacATTACTGATGTGATTATTGATAAGGAAGAAATTCCTCGTTGTTTTCAACCTCTGTTACGGAGATTTCTTCTTATTAATAGAACTTGatctgttttaaaaaaaatcctgaaaagaaaattttgaacagATTAGAATTAGCTTAAACTCATTGAAGTGGTTAAAACAAATTGGGTTGATACTCGTCTGTCTTTTTTCTGAATCGTTATTAATAAAACTGACGTGGTCAGTCtcaatcagattttttttttcagctatATACCATGTGTccagttgaaaaaatatatatataaaaaaaattaatagtcaataataaatgagaaagtgaggaaaaaatttaaataaatttaaaataggaAGTTAAAGTGaacctaataaaaaattaatataagtaATAGATTCAACTTATCTAGCTATgttatgtttggatattgagacaAATtcagatgagttatgaataatagtattttataggTCTCATTGATatgggtttaatttttttaaattgagatgagcttaactttttaggttgaaatgtatgaagtaagttaagatgagtttaactttttataaaaaattaaaaaaataatatattccatta
Above is a genomic segment from Juglans microcarpa x Juglans regia isolate MS1-56 chromosome 1D, Jm3101_v1.0, whole genome shotgun sequence containing:
- the LOC121268791 gene encoding uncharacterized protein LOC121268791, giving the protein MCEDYNFPIGILPKGVRGYNLEPSTGKFSASLASRCSFSLERSYQLKYKSTIRGYISQGKFSSLEGVSVKLFFFWVDIVEVQRKGDSLGFSVGKAGADFPIDNFEECPQCGCGLNCNDGQLKKVRSIPIVSSIG
- the LOC121255990 gene encoding uncharacterized protein LOC121255990, which translates into the protein SEPHSSIQISEPREIPHPSLARVASPSSAQRHPTTPSLCPANPATLLRLPSATTPEAWFFLSPRASVSHTPYLSLRLGSYFLSLGDSKPQLLVEAPKASNAIQFYKAAFGTEELGRTMHPKRKADQELPLILSTQLKLGGSTFLVSDLTDDSTAPCLVHCLGVGLPSLFR